CCATAAGTTTTGGGGTCCTGGTGTTGTCTCCAAAAGAGCTCCCAGTGTTGTCCCAAATagctctggggccctgcccttgtccccaggctgtccccaaagatggaagggacacacaaggGACAcagaccccccccccccgggACTGTCTCCCCCCAGCTGGCACCAGGATGAGCCAAGATTTGGGACttcaggatttgggattttgggattctgGGACCATACCCGGCCGATGGAATCCTCGCTCCGCCATATAAACTCATTAATTAATGCCAATTAAAGATGTTTCCTACAACTCCGGTGGTCTGGAATGAGCcaagatttgggattttgggatttcgGGATTTCAGGATTTCGGGATTTCAGGATTTTGGGATTTCAGGATTTTGGGATTCCAGGACTATTCACTGATTGGAATCCTCACTACGCTATATAAACCCATTAACTAACGCCAATTAAAGACATTTCCTGCAATCCCAGGGACTGGATTTGGGATACAGCAGAAAAATTGGAACTGAGGAGAtcaaacccaccccaaaaataGGGAACATTCCATAAAAATCCTGAAATTGGGAAATTTTTTTTGGGCTGGGGGGAATTGGGGATTTCAGGGGTTCTTAtacagtttggggttttttttggggtggggggaatTTGGTATTTGGGTGATTTGGGTTTCTCAAGatctgggatttttcttcctaaacAGAGATATTTGGGATTTCCTTCCCAAAgtggagggatttgggatttcccCTCCACAactgggaggggttttggggtcccctccCAAATTTAGGGGAATTTCAACCTTCTCATTTCACCCCGACCCTAAATGAAAATCAACAGTTACACTTAATTTATtacaaaacaattaaaatattaCATGATTCCCACAGATCCCACCAATTCCctacaaaatattttgggaTTTGGCTCATCCTTCcccccagaaaaaaccccaaaaaagttttttttgtCCCCCAAACCCCAGTTtgggacccccaaaacccctttAAGGCAGCTAGGGGAGTGCAAACCCCATAAAAAACCCTATTTACAACCAGGGGAAGGCACTGGGGGAGATCCCGAAGGGTGTGGGGGACATCTTGGGGTGGAGATGGGGTCACACCAACAGCTGCCATCATACCCCCCCCCACCCTTGGCACTGGGGAGGGCTCAAAATGataaattttggaattttttaagacaaaaaaaggcacaaaagtCTTTGGAGGGGGTCGGagggtggggttttggggtgtccccccTACAAatgtccctttttttttggggggtggtgGCTTTGGGGTCAGCCCCGGAGCTTGTCATAGTCGCTGACCATCCTTTTGATGTGGAAAAGTTTGTTCCGGAGGGTTTTGGATTCCCGCTTCTTGTCCTGGTACTCTGGGCTCTGGAAAGGCATTTGGGGACTTTAGGAGATGTCTGGGGACATtctggggacattttggggataTGGGGGATGTCACCAAAGAGGCAGGTGACCCTAAAAGTCAGCCCTGAGAACTCACCCTCTTCACGTCCTTGAGGTGGTTGTACTCCTCGGCCAGCGcctgcggggacagcggggtcagggacagaggggacagggggagacagtggggacagggacaggggagatggaggggacagggacagagggacaggggataGGGGATGGGGGGACGAAGGGAGCAGAGGTaacagggaggggacagaaggacagcgggatcagggacaggggacacaagGACATAggagacagagggacagagggacaggaagggacagaggaacaggaggagacaGGGACATGGAaaggacagaggggacagagaggggacaatAGGGAGTGAATGGGGGAAGAAATAAGGGGGGAGTGGAGGTGAAAAAGGggtaaaaagaaggaaaaaggggtAAAAAGGGGCACCAAGGGCGGtctggggggcagcaggggcacaCCTGGTACTGGGCGCTGTCCTCGGGCACCTggtccagctgtgctgccagctgtgccaggcgCTCATTGAGCCCGTCCatgtgggcacagagctcctTGTAGCGCCGCAGCTCCTGCCCGAAATCCGCCTTGTAGCGCTGGCGTGTGCCCGGGGAGTTGATCGGGGGGTACAGCCTGCAGGAGAACATGGGGACatcactggggacatgggggtattggggacattgggggatatttgggatattggatatgggatatggggaCATTGGATTTGGAATATGGGGACATTGgagacattggggacattgagaTTTGGGATATGAGGACATTGGGACATTAGATATGGGATacggggacattggggacattggggccATTGGATTTGGGAtatggggacactggggacattggcgacattggtgacactggggacaccggggacattGGGATATGGGGACACTGGGTGTGGGACATGGGacatgggggcactggggacattggggtcaCTGGAGACATGGGGACACcagacatggggacacagggccaCAGAGACCCAGTGAGAAGCACTGTCCCGAGTGTCACCTGTGCCACTGCTCGCTGTCACGCTCGTCACTGGACTCAGGGGCGGTGGCGGGGTCGGTGTcgtactgggagcactgggagccctgggagccCTCGGGCTGGCGCCGGCcccggcggccgcggcgggcggggggctTGTGGGGGGGCTGGGCAGCGTCCGGCTCCTCCGAGGGTGAGGGGGGGTCCGAGGGGGGGTCACTGGTGGGAGACGGGGACAtcggacacggggacacggccCTGGGGGTGCACAGGGGGATTCCCCCTTTCCCGACCCCTCAAATCCTTCCCCACCCCTCTCCTGACCCCTCCCCTTATTTCCTAACCCCTCCACCCATTCCCGAACCCTCCCACATCTCCCAAACTTTCCAGACCCCTCCCCATATTCCCCAcctctttctctccccttcccaCTTTTTCCACCGCTTTCCCGGCCCTTCCCCACATTTCTCCACCCCTCCTCACCTTTCCTGCCCTCTTCTGCCCCTTCTCCATTTTCTCCACCCCTTCCCGCCctttccccaaattttccacccttctccatccctctcccgacccctccccaaatttcCCGACCTGTCCTCacctttctctccctcttccgCCCCTCCCCCATTTTTTCCGTCCTTTTcccgccccctccccaaattcgCCAATCCCTCCAATCTTTTCCCGCCCCCTCCCCATATTTCCCAACCCCCCCATTCTTCCCCCGACCACTCCGCACCTTTCCCTCCTTCTTCTGCCCCTTCCCCACTTTTTCCACCACTCTCCcgacccctccccaaatttcCAGACCCCTCCAATCTTTTCCCGCCCCCTCCTCATATTCCCCACATTCCCCATCCCGTcccccggcgctgccgccccctccccacctTTTCCAGCCCTTCTGGGGGGGGTCGCTGTACAAGGGGGGGCTGTAgggcggggccggcccgggggtCCCGCCCTTCTCCGAGTACGCGACGGTGGCGGCCTCGTCCGGAACGCTCGTCCCGCCCGACACGTTCTTCACCTGGAaaaagggatttgggattttgggggagaaCTCAGCTGGGATAAAGGAGAAGCCAGCGAGAAATGTCCCGAGAAATTTGCGTGGGAATTGGCCCACGCAGAAATCTCTGAAAATTCACCGAGAAGCCCCCGAAAATTCCCTGAAAATTGTCTGAGAAATCCCTGAAAATTCACCAAGAAACCCCAGAAAATTTCTTGAAGATACACCAAGAAATCCCTGATAATACCACAAGAAATCCCCGAAAATTCCCTGAGAAATCCGGCAGAAAGTCCACGGAAACCAGGGGTTGTTGTCCCACCTGGAGTCCCCCCAAATCCTCCAGGGACATCCCCAAAAAGCtcaaaacccagaaaccccaaaaccgaaaaactccaaaactccaaaaccaaaaaaatccaaaaccccaaaaccaaaaaaaaccaaacccagaaaCCCctcaaaaacccaaaacccctaAAAGTTAAaacttcaaaaccaaaaaaacccaaacccagaaaccccaaaacccaaaaacccccaaacctaagaaccccaaaaaaaccaaaacccccaaaacccaacaaccacaaaaacctcaaaacccccaaaaccccaaatgctCGTGGAGAGACAGcgacaaagggacaaaggaaTAGAGCTGGCGGTTGGTGCCACCCTCAGGGTGACGCCCCCAGAGGTTTGGGGTGGCCCCACAGGGGGACAAGGGACATCCGGCTGCCCCCCCCCCGTCCCCTTCCTTCCGGCCCTTTGTGGGTTGTTTGTGCCGGACTCCGGTCCCCGCTGCCTTGGTGGCCTTGGAGACATCCGGCCGGACACGCCACTTGCgccgctgtcccctcctgggggCCACCCGGTGTGTCCCCAAGTTGTGGTGGCATCTGGGGACAGAGATGTCCCCAAAGGGGGTGACATCCCCAAAGCGGGGGAGGTGGCACGATGGGGGGGAGGCACCTGGGGTGTCACCGTGTCCCCAGAGGGACAGGAAATGCTCGGCCAGGGAGGGGCTTTGAGCAAATAAAGGCGGGCAGGatcaaaagaaatgaaaataaataaaattaaagaaaatgaaaataaataaaaatcgATACAGAGAGCATGGCCCCACAGACACGGGACTGGGAGTGGTGGCTTGGGGACAAGCATGGGGACagaggagagggatggggacagggatggggacacaggggacagaggacagggatggggagagggacaggggacaaggaAGGGGTTGGTGACAGGGGACAGAGATAgagacaggggacagggacaggagtgtCCCCAAAGCCACTGTCCCAACCCTTCCCACGGGAACGCTGTGACACTCTCACCCATCCCCCAGCAGGTGACACATCCCGGGCCACGCTGGCCGCACCgggatgtccccagggtccccatCCAATGGCACCACTCCAGGTTTTCCCAGGGCCACCTCCCGGTTAATCATTGGCCAGACCGAAACCGCGCTGTGGCCCCGGTGTCACCTGGCAGCGTCGCCTGGCAGTATCACCTGCCAGTGTCCCCAAGCACTCTTGGGGTCcccaaacctctcctggtgTCCCCACACACCTCTTCAAGTCCCCAAATTCCCCTGAAGTCccctcctggtgtccccaaaccccttcccagtgtccccagatCCCCTAAATCCCCCAAATCCAACTCTTCCAACGATCCCAAACTGCCAAAActcccaaaatcccaacaaTTCCAacaatccccaaaatcccaacatTTCCAACAATTCCAACAATCCCAACAATCCCCAAATTCCAACAATCCCAAACTCTCAACATTTCCAACAATCTGAAAACCTCAAAATCCAACATTTCCAACAATCCCAACAATCCCAAAGTcccaaacaaccccaaatcCTGAACTCGCAGCTCTCACCCACTCCTCGACGTCAGgtccctggggctcagcagggaTTTTATCCCAGTAAATGTTGTGTTTTCCGTATTTCCAGATCTTGCTGCGCGTTTTGTGCGCCAGGACGCAGatgaggcacagcaggagcacagtCAGGAACCCACAGGCAATGGCCACAGCCTGAGGGAGTGCAGGGGTTATTTGGGAATTATTCAGGAattatttgggaatttggggattccACGTTCAAGAATTcaggatttgggaatttggggattcaggggtttgggaatttggggtttaggGATTCCTGGCATCAGGACTCTCATCCTCGAAATCCTCGTGGTGTTGGGTGAGCCCAATCCCAAAGATTCTGTCTGcttcccaaaccccaaaccttcccaaataCCAAACTCTAAACCTTCCTAGATCCCAAACATTTCCCTgtccttcccaaatcccaaaccccaaatctttCCACATCCCAAAGCTTTTCtgtccttcccaaaccttcccaaaccccaaatctttcctctccttcccaaacctcctttgggatttgggaagtTTGGGGATTCTAAAAGGACAGAAAAGGTTGGGGTGTTTGAGAAGGTTCGGGGTTTGGGAAGGACGGGCAGGATCTGGGGGCTCCCGGTGCCAGCCGGGCACTGCCGGGCCCCCATCCCGTGCCAGTCCCGGGCGGCCCCGGGCGCTCCCGGTTCCGCCGGCCGGGC
The Melospiza georgiana isolate bMelGeo1 chromosome 26, bMelGeo1.pri, whole genome shotgun sequence genome window above contains:
- the OCLN gene encoding occludin; this translates as MFTKKPYDSAYGPPPASYGPPTGDYGYDFGARSPPPGSYYIEDVPQHFYKWSSPPGLVRLLEGAVMLLCIAVFACVASTLAWDYGYGYGGVLGTGLGGFYGSGYYGSGVNYGYGYGGYYGGVTNPRAANGFMIAMAVLCFLAQLGLLVASLSKSSSSRSRRFYLVVIVVCAVLALVMLVASIVYVVGVNPQAQMSGGGYYYSPLLAMCSQVYAGGTVLNQYLYHYCTVDPQEAVAIACGFLTVLLLCLICVLAHKTRSKIWKYGKHNIYWDKIPAEPQGPDVEEWVKNVSGGTSVPDEAATVAYSEKGGTPGPAPPYSPPLYSDPPQKGWKSDPPSDPPSPSEEPDAAQPPHKPPARRGRRGRRQPEGSQGSQCSQYDTDPATAPESSDERDSEQWHRLYPPINSPGTRQRYKADFGQELRRYKELCAHMDGLNERLAQLAAQLDQVPEDSAQYQALAEEYNHLKDVKRSPEYQDKKRESKTLRNKLFHIKRMVSDYDKLRG